A part of Solibacillus sp. FSL H8-0538 genomic DNA contains:
- a CDS encoding putrescine aminotransferase yields the protein MVNAQVETIDTKHEQVKDYINKVLSLIEKPTITAEDAKWITSETINGFRENINPGFLEYRKTVTLDNQFAAVEWSDEGSCFKDVNGKSYIDCLGGFGIYNVGHRHPKVVKAVKDQLQHQALHSQDLLDPLRAMLGKVLADITPGDLKYSFFTNSGTESVEAALKIAKMYSDRTTFISTTRAFHGKSLGALSGTAKGMFRKPFLPLIPGFRHVPFGDIDFLRKTFEICSQVGEDVAAVLLEPIQGEGGIILPPENYLKEVRALCDQYGALLIFDEVQTGMGRTGKMFASELFDVEPDILCLAKAFGGGVMPAGAVVANEKTFQVLFDNPFMHTTTFGGNPLACAAALATINVLLEENLPARAAEVGEYLLNGLREAATGHEDKVMEIRGQGLMIGIEFHLDEVGYNISKGMFDEGVLVAGTLINSKTIRIEPPLTIAIEEADEVIATFKKVLESL from the coding sequence ATGGTTAATGCACAGGTAGAAACGATCGATACAAAACATGAGCAAGTAAAGGATTATATCAATAAGGTTTTATCATTAATCGAAAAGCCTACAATTACGGCTGAAGATGCAAAGTGGATTACAAGTGAAACAATTAACGGCTTCCGCGAAAATATTAACCCAGGCTTTTTAGAGTACCGTAAAACAGTAACGCTAGATAATCAATTCGCTGCTGTTGAATGGTCTGATGAAGGCTCTTGTTTCAAAGACGTTAACGGTAAAAGTTATATTGATTGTCTAGGTGGATTCGGAATTTACAACGTAGGTCACCGTCACCCTAAAGTTGTTAAAGCTGTAAAAGATCAATTACAACATCAGGCGTTACATAGCCAAGACTTACTCGATCCATTACGCGCAATGCTTGGTAAAGTTTTAGCCGACATTACCCCGGGTGACTTGAAATATTCTTTCTTCACAAATAGCGGCACTGAAAGTGTAGAAGCTGCACTAAAAATCGCAAAAATGTACAGCGATCGCACAACGTTTATCTCGACTACACGTGCTTTCCATGGCAAAAGCTTAGGAGCTTTATCTGGTACAGCAAAAGGCATGTTCCGTAAACCTTTCTTGCCTTTAATTCCAGGTTTCCGTCACGTGCCATTTGGCGATATCGATTTTCTGCGTAAAACATTTGAAATTTGTTCACAGGTAGGCGAAGATGTCGCTGCTGTTCTTTTAGAGCCAATTCAAGGCGAAGGCGGTATTATCTTACCACCGGAAAATTATTTAAAAGAAGTGCGTGCTTTATGTGACCAATACGGAGCTCTACTTATTTTCGACGAAGTACAAACAGGTATGGGACGTACAGGTAAAATGTTCGCATCTGAATTATTTGATGTAGAACCAGATATTTTATGCTTAGCAAAAGCATTTGGTGGTGGTGTAATGCCTGCTGGTGCTGTCGTTGCGAATGAAAAAACATTCCAAGTTCTATTTGACAACCCATTCATGCATACAACAACATTCGGGGGAAATCCACTAGCTTGTGCAGCTGCACTTGCAACAATTAATGTTCTACTTGAAGAAAATTTACCTGCACGTGCGGCAGAAGTCGGTGAGTATCTCTTAAACGGACTACGCGAAGCAGCTACAGGTCATGAAGATAAAGTAATGGAAATTCGCGGTCAAGGATTAATGATTGGTATCGAATTCCACTTAGATGAAGTCGGCTACAACATCTCAAAAGGTATGTTTGATGAGGGCGTTCTTGTTGCCGGTACACTTATTAACTCAAAAACAATTCGTATCGAGCCACCTCTAACAATTGCAATTGAAGAAGCCGATGAAGTAATTGCGACATTCAAAAAAGTATTAGAAAGCCTATAA
- a CDS encoding TetR family transcriptional regulator, whose translation MNDKGDKYNRILKAAIEIISEKGLQKTAISDIVQKADVAQGTFYLYFSSKNALIPAIAENLLMHTLKKIKQRVSASDNFWSALQIYIDETYAITNEYKDVVVLCYSGAAFDYSMETWEKIYQPYYEWFEKILNKAINEKKILADIQVMWTSKLLINLAENAAERFYIANDQDMTCEESKNELFHFIKRSLVTH comes from the coding sequence GTGAATGATAAAGGGGATAAATATAATCGCATTTTAAAAGCTGCGATTGAAATAATATCTGAAAAAGGACTTCAAAAAACGGCGATTTCTGACATTGTACAAAAAGCAGATGTAGCGCAAGGAACATTTTATTTGTATTTCTCATCTAAAAACGCGCTCATTCCAGCAATTGCTGAAAATTTATTAATGCATACCTTAAAAAAAATTAAACAACGTGTTTCAGCGAGTGATAATTTTTGGAGTGCCTTACAAATCTATATCGATGAAACATATGCCATTACCAATGAATATAAAGATGTAGTCGTGCTTTGTTATTCTGGTGCTGCGTTTGATTATTCAATGGAAACATGGGAAAAAATTTACCAACCCTATTATGAGTGGTTTGAGAAAATCTTAAATAAGGCGATCAATGAAAAAAAGATATTAGCAGATATTCAGGTTATGTGGACTTCTAAGTTACTCATAAACTTAGCAGAAAATGCAGCTGAACGTTTTTATATCGCCAATGACCAAGATATGACGTGCGAGGAATCAAAAAATGAATTATTCCATTTTATTAAAAGATCACTAGTCACCCACTAA
- the nhaC gene encoding Na+/H+ antiporter NhaC encodes MGDKVKKAPSLKVALIPIVSMVVILFTGLFVYESDPHIPILLSATIAVIVALFLGYTWKEIEKGIVSGISLSLQALLILIILGTVISTWLAAGIVPTMIYYGLDLLSPGLFLPLAVIICSVVSVASGNAWTAAGTIGIAIMGVGVVLDFNPAMVAGAVISGCYFGDKISPLSETTNMAPGIVGVELFDHIRHLLYTTLPAWTISVILFFFLGMAHVPSADNLQDVALLQQQLQDIFIISPWLLLVPVTVLGLIAMRMAAIPGLVIGTLLGCVVAILVQGQSIGDILSMMVYGFSLESDNEILNNLLNNGGTEAMMYTVSLVMLAMSLGGILESTGILETIVNSLLKVAKSTGSLIATTVATCITANIVACDQYLSILLPGRMYLSAYRKRDLHPKNLSRTLEDAGTMTSPLVPWNTCGAFMSATLGVATLDYVPFAFLCLISPVIAIIYGYFNIKIERLAYEEKIDEDDGAITINPKLEQSI; translated from the coding sequence TTGGGCGATAAAGTGAAAAAAGCACCTTCACTAAAAGTTGCTTTAATTCCCATTGTGTCTATGGTTGTGATTTTATTTACCGGACTTTTTGTTTATGAATCGGATCCACATATTCCGATTTTACTAAGTGCAACGATTGCAGTTATTGTTGCCTTATTTTTAGGGTATACGTGGAAAGAAATAGAAAAAGGAATTGTTAGCGGCATTTCGTTATCTCTACAGGCACTACTTATTCTAATTATTTTAGGAACGGTTATTTCTACGTGGCTCGCTGCGGGAATTGTGCCAACAATGATTTATTATGGATTAGATTTATTATCACCTGGGCTATTTCTACCATTAGCAGTCATTATTTGTAGCGTTGTTTCAGTTGCCTCTGGAAATGCTTGGACAGCTGCTGGAACAATCGGTATTGCTATTATGGGGGTCGGAGTTGTTTTAGACTTTAATCCTGCAATGGTAGCTGGCGCGGTTATTTCAGGCTGTTATTTTGGAGATAAAATATCTCCCCTTTCTGAAACGACAAATATGGCACCTGGTATCGTAGGAGTAGAACTGTTCGATCATATCCGTCACCTTCTTTATACAACATTGCCTGCATGGACCATTTCAGTTATTTTATTTTTCTTTTTAGGTATGGCTCATGTCCCAAGTGCGGACAACTTACAAGATGTTGCCCTTCTTCAACAACAACTACAAGACATATTTATTATTAGTCCGTGGCTACTCCTAGTACCCGTTACTGTCTTAGGCTTAATCGCTATGAGAATGGCGGCTATCCCTGGGTTAGTTATCGGTACTTTACTTGGATGTGTAGTAGCAATCCTAGTTCAAGGTCAATCTATCGGCGATATACTAAGTATGATGGTCTATGGTTTCTCATTGGAATCAGACAATGAAATTTTAAACAATCTGCTTAACAATGGTGGTACAGAAGCGATGATGTATACTGTAAGCCTTGTAATGCTTGCCATGAGCCTAGGTGGAATTTTAGAATCTACAGGTATCCTTGAAACAATCGTAAATAGCTTACTAAAAGTAGCGAAATCAACGGGTAGCTTAATTGCAACAACTGTAGCTACTTGCATTACAGCAAATATAGTCGCTTGTGACCAATATTTATCAATTTTATTACCTGGTCGTATGTATTTATCTGCCTATCGCAAGCGCGATTTACATCCTAAAAACTTATCTCGGACACTTGAAGATGCCGGTACTATGACTTCACCGCTCGTACCTTGGAACACATGTGGTGCTTTTATGTCTGCAACATTAGGTGTAGCAACTCTTGACTATGTACCCTTTGCATTTTTATGCCTTATTAGTCCAGTAATTGCGATTATTTATGGCTACTTCAACATTAAAATTGAGCGTCTCGCATACGAAGAAAAGATTGATGAAGACGACGGGGCAATAACAATCAACCCAAAATTGGAACAATCTATCTGA
- a CDS encoding sigma-54 interaction domain-containing protein → MDHYFLLEKIVETSNNNITIIDSKGIIVHSHPQHWILYGMEPGNYIGTSIYELEENGLLSPSIGATVLRERTKLTVLQHTKTKRVIMSTGNPIFDDENNLQYVICYSHDQTEIWELQQQYEKLENKMEGYKIEVADLREKENLQNGIIARSVVMKNLLKTVDNIAEKNSTVLMLGPSGVGKSTFAHILHEASNRKDEPFIEINCSTIPEHLFESEMFGYEAGSFTGANKQGAKGLIEHADGGTLFLDEIGELPLTMQAKLLNVLQQRKIKRIGGKKERHINFRLIAATNQDLEVMIQQKQFRLDLYYRLNVIPLHIPALNERKEDISLLIQHYLTKLNVSYQLEKKFDPQTYEYLIHYDWPGNVRELENLVERLLLTIDHQIIYPHHLPSHIYQQDTLPLVEPVYLPPETHCLKLAVEQVEIQLLKQAKQQCKTTYEMAHFLNISQPTVMYKLKKYAHLF, encoded by the coding sequence ATGGATCATTATTTTCTACTCGAAAAAATTGTAGAAACATCAAATAATAATATTACGATTATTGACTCTAAAGGCATCATCGTACATTCACATCCACAACATTGGATTTTATACGGTATGGAGCCTGGCAATTACATTGGTACTTCGATTTATGAACTTGAGGAAAATGGTTTACTCTCACCGTCTATTGGTGCGACTGTTTTGCGTGAACGGACGAAATTAACGGTTTTGCAGCATACCAAAACAAAGCGCGTCATCATGTCGACCGGAAATCCTATCTTTGATGATGAAAACAACCTACAGTATGTGATTTGCTATAGCCATGACCAAACTGAAATTTGGGAGCTCCAACAACAATATGAAAAACTTGAAAATAAGATGGAAGGCTACAAAATTGAGGTCGCGGATTTACGGGAAAAGGAAAATTTACAAAATGGCATCATTGCTCGAAGCGTCGTAATGAAAAATTTGCTCAAAACAGTTGATAATATTGCTGAAAAAAATTCGACGGTATTAATGCTTGGCCCTTCTGGAGTGGGAAAAAGCACCTTTGCACATATTTTGCATGAGGCGAGTAACCGTAAAGATGAACCCTTTATCGAAATTAACTGCAGTACAATTCCTGAGCATTTATTTGAATCCGAGATGTTTGGGTACGAGGCTGGATCGTTTACGGGAGCAAATAAGCAAGGAGCAAAAGGGCTAATCGAACATGCAGATGGTGGTACATTATTTTTAGATGAGATTGGTGAATTACCCCTTACAATGCAAGCAAAATTACTAAATGTATTACAGCAGCGAAAGATTAAACGAATAGGTGGTAAGAAAGAGCGCCACATCAATTTCCGACTCATCGCTGCAACGAATCAAGATTTAGAAGTCATGATTCAACAAAAACAATTTCGTTTAGATTTATACTACCGATTAAACGTGATCCCCCTTCACATTCCCGCCCTTAATGAACGAAAAGAAGATATCTCATTATTGATTCAGCACTATTTAACAAAACTAAACGTATCCTATCAGCTTGAAAAAAAATTTGATCCGCAAACATATGAGTATTTAATTCATTACGACTGGCCAGGCAATGTACGCGAGCTTGAAAATTTAGTGGAGCGTCTACTACTTACAATTGACCATCAAATTATTTATCCACATCATTTACCAAGCCATATTTATCAACAAGATACTCTACCGTTAGTTGAACCAGTTTACCTCCCTCCAGAAACGCACTGTTTAAAACTCGCGGTGGAACAAGTAGAAATTCAACTACTCAAACAAGCCAAGCAGCAATGCAAAACAACGTATGAGATGGCTCATTTTTTAAATATTAGTCAACCCACGGTCATGTACAAGTTAAAAAAATACGCCCACTTATTTTAA
- a CDS encoding aminotransferase family protein — translation MILNNYSLEHLKALDQKHFLHPTSPVVTENGPEFIFERGEGVYLYDKSGRKLLDGMSSLWNVNIGHGRKEIAEVAAAQMEKLAYNSCFASFSNEPAILLAEKLAQLAPGDLTATFFTSGGSESNDTAYKLVRHYWILKGEPTRKKIITRTKSYHGVAGGSTSATGLKAFRDFAESNAPDFLYVDHFSTVALRELIEKEGPETIAAFVAEPIQGAGGVHIPPADYFKEVRTICDEFNIVMITDEVITGFGRTGKFFGMEHFGVAPDMMCFAKGVTSGYMQLGGVMISEKIHRELGELSQGVLLHGYTYSGHATACAVALKNIEIIEQENLVENSALRGEELLQGLKQIEGKYDFITKVKGLGLIAGLEMQHETLVAPLVLKEATKLGLISRAVVLEGQDIVVFSPPLCISKEEVQELISMIDQALAIVAQNIMAKA, via the coding sequence ATTATCTTGAATAATTATTCATTAGAACACTTAAAAGCGCTTGATCAAAAGCACTTCTTACATCCTACATCTCCGGTAGTAACAGAAAATGGTCCAGAATTTATTTTTGAAAGAGGAGAAGGGGTCTATTTATACGATAAATCAGGTCGCAAATTATTAGACGGGATGTCCTCTCTATGGAACGTTAATATCGGTCACGGTCGTAAAGAAATTGCAGAAGTAGCAGCAGCACAAATGGAGAAGCTTGCTTATAATTCTTGTTTTGCATCTTTTAGTAATGAACCGGCGATTTTATTAGCTGAAAAACTGGCACAATTAGCTCCTGGCGATTTAACTGCCACATTTTTCACATCAGGCGGTTCGGAATCGAATGATACGGCATATAAATTAGTGCGTCATTACTGGATTTTAAAGGGTGAGCCGACACGCAAAAAAATTATTACACGTACGAAGTCTTATCATGGTGTAGCAGGGGGGTCGACAAGTGCTACAGGCTTAAAGGCATTCCGTGATTTTGCGGAATCCAATGCACCGGACTTTTTATATGTGGATCATTTCTCCACAGTGGCGCTTCGTGAACTGATTGAAAAGGAAGGACCTGAAACGATTGCTGCATTTGTGGCAGAACCAATCCAAGGAGCGGGTGGTGTACATATTCCGCCAGCAGATTATTTCAAAGAAGTTCGTACAATCTGTGATGAGTTTAATATTGTGATGATTACGGATGAAGTTATTACTGGTTTTGGACGTACGGGGAAATTTTTCGGGATGGAGCATTTCGGTGTAGCGCCGGATATGATGTGCTTTGCAAAAGGTGTAACTAGCGGTTATATGCAACTTGGTGGGGTCATGATTTCAGAAAAAATTCACCGCGAATTAGGCGAGTTATCACAAGGTGTACTACTGCACGGCTACACATATAGCGGTCATGCTACAGCCTGTGCCGTTGCGTTAAAAAATATCGAAATTATAGAACAGGAAAATCTTGTAGAAAACTCAGCTTTACGCGGAGAAGAATTACTACAAGGATTAAAGCAAATAGAAGGAAAATATGATTTCATTACAAAAGTAAAAGGGCTTGGTTTAATTGCAGGGCTTGAAATGCAGCATGAAACACTCGTAGCACCACTCGTGTTAAAAGAGGCGACAAAGCTTGGATTAATAAGTCGTGCGGTTGTACTAGAAGGACAGGATATTGTTGTATTCTCTCCACCATTATGTATTTCAAAAGAAGAAGTGCAAGAACTTATAAGCATGATCGATCAAGCTTTAGCAATCGTAGCACAAAATATAATGGCAAAAGCATAA
- a CDS encoding aldehyde dehydrogenase family protein, which yields MITTVNKKKLYINGQWVEAAQYEELKSPYSLETIAHIPMATDDEVEAAIRTAYAAREEMAAIPAYKRAEMLEKLASLLNERSEEASQIIALEAAKPIKTARLEVARTVQTYKFAAEEAKRIGGEYIPTDAAPGGENRIAYTFREPVGVVAAITPFNFPMNLVAHKVGPALAAGNPVVLKPATQTPLSAYFLGELLHEVGLPQGAFNIVTGNGARVGDKLVTDERVKKISFTGSAAVGIGIRNKAGLKKVTLELGSNAAVIIDDNVELTEAVISRIVSGAFSFQGQVCISVQRIYVHESRYEELVEKLIAETKKLNLGNSLEEATDVSAMISPREVERSLQWIEEAKAAGAEVVTGGKAQDTILQPTILTNVHPSQKVSCQEVFAPIVSVVKVASMDEAIEQVNDSKYGLQAGIYTTNINTALNASKRLQVGGVVINDIPTYRVDHFPYGGVKESGVGREGLKYAIEEMTELKLVIINQN from the coding sequence ATGATTACAACTGTAAATAAAAAAAAGCTCTATATAAATGGACAATGGGTAGAAGCCGCACAATACGAGGAGTTGAAATCTCCGTATTCACTGGAGACGATTGCACACATTCCAATGGCGACAGATGATGAGGTAGAAGCGGCAATTCGTACTGCCTATGCTGCTCGGGAAGAAATGGCTGCAATTCCTGCGTATAAGCGTGCTGAAATGTTAGAGAAGCTTGCATCATTACTAAATGAACGCTCGGAGGAAGCAAGTCAGATCATTGCACTTGAAGCAGCGAAGCCGATAAAAACGGCACGCTTAGAAGTGGCACGTACCGTGCAAACGTATAAATTTGCAGCAGAAGAAGCGAAGCGCATTGGTGGAGAGTATATTCCAACAGATGCTGCACCAGGTGGAGAAAATCGAATTGCTTATACGTTTCGCGAGCCAGTTGGTGTTGTGGCAGCCATTACACCATTTAATTTCCCGATGAATTTAGTTGCACATAAAGTAGGGCCTGCACTTGCAGCAGGCAATCCGGTTGTCTTAAAACCTGCCACGCAAACGCCGTTATCTGCTTACTTTTTAGGTGAATTATTGCATGAAGTAGGTCTACCACAAGGTGCATTTAATATTGTGACAGGAAACGGGGCTCGTGTTGGTGACAAGCTTGTCACGGATGAGCGGGTGAAGAAAATATCGTTTACAGGTAGTGCAGCTGTAGGTATTGGGATTCGTAATAAAGCAGGGCTAAAAAAAGTGACGCTTGAACTTGGATCAAATGCAGCGGTTATTATTGATGACAATGTGGAGCTGACAGAAGCTGTTATTAGTCGTATCGTTTCGGGTGCCTTTAGTTTCCAAGGGCAAGTATGTATTTCTGTTCAGCGTATTTATGTTCATGAATCACGTTACGAAGAGTTAGTTGAAAAGTTAATTGCCGAGACGAAAAAACTAAATCTAGGTAATTCACTTGAAGAAGCTACAGATGTATCGGCGATGATCAGTCCACGCGAAGTTGAGCGCTCATTACAATGGATTGAAGAAGCAAAAGCTGCTGGTGCGGAAGTTGTGACAGGCGGAAAAGCGCAAGATACGATTTTACAGCCGACAATTTTGACGAATGTGCATCCCTCACAAAAGGTTTCTTGCCAAGAAGTATTTGCACCGATTGTGTCCGTAGTAAAGGTGGCATCTATGGACGAGGCAATCGAACAGGTAAATGATTCAAAATACGGCCTACAAGCAGGTATTTATACAACTAATATTAATACAGCACTCAATGCATCCAAACGTCTACAAGTTGGGGGTGTGGTAATTAATGATATTCCAACTTATCGTGTAGACCATTTCCCATACGGTGGTGTAAAGGAAAGTGGCGTTGGTCGAGAAGGTTTAAAATATGCAATTGAAGAAATGACGGAACTAAAATTAGTCATTATAAATCAAAACTAA
- the ald gene encoding alanine dehydrogenase, producing MKIGVPKEIKNNENRVGITPAGVEAYVKNGHEVVIETEAGVGSGFEDHDYEKAGAKIVATAAEAWNADMVIKVKEPIAKEYGFFKENLILYTYLHLAPELELTKALVEKKVTAIAYETIQLENGALPLLTPMSEVAGRMSVQIGAQFLENSHGGKGILLGGVPGVAPANVVIIGGGMVGTNAAKMALGLGANVTILDVNTSRLRQLEEIFQGRVRTLTSNSYNIAESVKSADLLIGAVLIPGSRAPQLVSKEMIETMQRGSVVVDVAVDQGGSIETIDRITTHSEPTYMVNGVVHYAVANMPGAVARTATMALVNETVPYGLQIANKGYRQAALANKALAKGINVVDGKVVYEAVASAHQMPYTPLTDVLIEELVTI from the coding sequence ATGAAGATTGGTGTGCCAAAGGAAATTAAAAATAATGAAAACCGTGTCGGCATTACGCCAGCAGGGGTAGAAGCATATGTGAAAAATGGTCACGAAGTAGTCATTGAAACAGAAGCTGGTGTAGGAAGTGGCTTTGAAGATCATGATTATGAAAAAGCAGGTGCAAAGATAGTTGCAACGGCAGCAGAAGCTTGGAATGCAGATATGGTCATTAAAGTGAAAGAACCAATTGCAAAAGAATATGGATTTTTTAAAGAGAACTTAATTTTATACACATACCTTCATTTAGCACCGGAGCTAGAACTAACAAAGGCACTAGTTGAAAAGAAAGTCACTGCGATTGCTTATGAAACAATTCAATTAGAGAATGGTGCACTACCACTACTTACACCGATGAGTGAAGTAGCAGGACGTATGTCTGTACAAATTGGTGCACAGTTCTTAGAAAACTCCCATGGTGGGAAAGGGATTTTACTAGGTGGTGTACCAGGAGTGGCGCCTGCCAATGTCGTCATTATTGGGGGCGGGATGGTTGGTACAAATGCAGCGAAAATGGCGCTTGGACTAGGTGCAAATGTGACGATTTTAGATGTCAATACAAGTCGTTTACGTCAATTAGAAGAAATTTTCCAAGGACGTGTACGCACACTCACATCGAATTCTTATAATATTGCAGAGTCGGTTAAATCGGCGGACCTGTTAATTGGCGCAGTATTAATTCCGGGCTCCCGTGCACCGCAGCTTGTGTCAAAAGAGATGATTGAAACAATGCAAAGAGGTTCTGTTGTCGTGGATGTAGCGGTAGATCAAGGTGGTTCTATTGAAACAATTGACCGTATTACTACGCATAGTGAACCAACGTATATGGTCAATGGTGTTGTGCATTATGCCGTTGCAAATATGCCAGGTGCGGTAGCGCGAACGGCAACAATGGCACTAGTGAACGAAACAGTGCCATACGGTTTACAAATTGCAAACAAAGGTTATCGCCAAGCAGCATTAGCGAACAAAGCATTGGCAAAGGGGATTAATGTAGTAGACGGTAAAGTCGTTTATGAAGCTGTGGCATCTGCCCACCAAATGCCATACACGCCACTAACAGATGTATTAATAGAAGAATTAGTAACTATATAA
- a CDS encoding DMT family transporter gives MKEIAIGIVAALFFAFTFILNHSMELEGGSWLWSSSLRYFFMLPFLFVIVVMRGRGGFTNLRSEIKAKPGEWVIWSFVGFVLFYAPLTFAAAFGPGWLVSGTWQFTIVAGVLLAPLFITVIAGKPVRQQIPLISLAISCIILIGILLIQVPQAKTVSTESLLLGILPVIVAAFAYPLGNRKMMEVCSGRVDTFQRVLGMTIASLPAWIVLAVYALFTVGLPSGSQVFQSLLVAVTSGVIATVLFFIATDRVRNDQGKLAAVEATQSTEVLFAMVGEMILLSVPLPEPIALMGLGVIIGGMLLHSYHTMLVGKRTKIAENHT, from the coding sequence ATGAAGGAAATTGCTATAGGAATCGTAGCTGCATTATTTTTTGCGTTTACATTTATTTTAAATCACTCAATGGAGCTAGAAGGTGGGAGCTGGCTATGGAGCTCCTCATTGCGCTATTTCTTTATGTTACCCTTTTTATTCGTCATTGTAGTAATGCGTGGACGAGGCGGATTCACTAATTTACGTAGTGAAATAAAGGCCAAACCAGGCGAGTGGGTCATCTGGAGCTTCGTCGGTTTCGTACTATTTTACGCACCATTAACATTTGCCGCAGCGTTCGGACCAGGTTGGCTCGTTTCGGGTACGTGGCAGTTTACAATTGTCGCAGGTGTCTTGTTAGCACCTCTATTTATTACAGTCATTGCAGGAAAGCCTGTACGCCAACAAATCCCGCTTATTTCTTTAGCAATTTCTTGTATTATTTTAATCGGAATTTTGCTCATTCAAGTGCCACAAGCAAAAACCGTATCAACGGAGAGCTTACTGCTCGGCATTTTACCTGTTATTGTAGCGGCCTTTGCCTACCCGCTTGGCAACCGTAAAATGATGGAGGTATGCAGTGGACGCGTAGATACATTCCAGCGCGTGCTTGGCATGACGATTGCTTCCCTACCTGCTTGGATTGTGCTCGCTGTGTATGCACTCTTCACAGTAGGATTGCCCTCTGGTAGCCAAGTTTTTCAATCACTACTTGTCGCAGTTACCTCTGGCGTTATCGCAACGGTGTTATTTTTCATCGCAACAGACCGCGTGCGTAATGACCAAGGCAAACTTGCTGCAGTAGAAGCAACCCAGTCAACAGAAGTATTATTTGCGATGGTTGGCGAAATGATATTATTAAGCGTTCCTCTACCAGAACCAATCGCACTCATGGGACTTGGCGTCATTATTGGTGGCATGCTCCTACATAGCTATCACACAATGCTCGTTGGAAAGCGAACGAAAATCGCAGAAAATCATACGTGA
- the pepT gene encoding peptidase T codes for MKETVIERLIRYAKIDTQSDFTSNTTPSTAKQLDLLNLLKEELAEIGLTDITLDENGYLFATLESNTEKSVPTLAFLAHVDTTSDFSGTNVNPQRIDNYDGEPIKLGNGLIMSPNYFPNLKNYIGQTLITTDGTTLLGADDKAGIAEIMTAMEYLVQHPEVKHGKIRVAFTPDEEIGRGPHKFDVEAFNADYAYTLDGGPLGELQYESFNAAGVKVTTRGTSVHPGSAKNQMVNAITMAIKFQNAMPTDAVPEKTEGYEGFIHLMSFNGHIEEATLSYIVRDHDREKFEAKKAYFREVEAKIKTEYGDDSITVDIEDQYYNMGEKITPVMEIVEIVKEAMAKLNITPIIEPIRGGTDGSQLSFMGLPTPNIFAGGENMHGKFEFVSGETMEKATQVILEIVQLFEAQGK; via the coding sequence ATGAAAGAAACCGTTATTGAACGCTTAATTCGTTACGCAAAAATTGATACACAATCTGATTTTACTAGTAACACTACCCCTTCAACAGCAAAGCAATTGGATTTACTCAATTTATTAAAGGAAGAGCTAGCTGAAATCGGCTTAACGGACATTACACTCGATGAAAACGGCTACCTATTTGCCACGCTTGAAAGCAATACTGAAAAGTCTGTGCCTACACTCGCTTTCTTAGCACATGTAGATACAACTTCTGACTTCTCTGGCACAAACGTAAATCCACAACGAATTGACAACTATGATGGCGAGCCGATCAAGCTTGGCAACGGCCTTATTATGTCACCGAACTACTTCCCTAACTTAAAAAATTATATTGGTCAAACACTAATTACAACAGACGGCACAACACTGCTCGGTGCGGACGATAAAGCTGGCATCGCAGAAATTATGACGGCAATGGAATATTTAGTGCAGCATCCTGAAGTTAAACATGGAAAAATCCGCGTAGCCTTTACACCTGATGAGGAAATTGGCCGCGGCCCGCATAAATTTGACGTCGAAGCATTTAATGCAGATTACGCCTATACACTAGATGGTGGACCGCTTGGCGAGCTTCAATACGAAAGCTTTAATGCGGCAGGCGTAAAGGTAACGACGCGTGGGACGAGTGTGCACCCGGGCTCAGCAAAAAATCAAATGGTCAATGCAATAACGATGGCGATCAAATTCCAAAACGCCATGCCAACAGATGCTGTTCCTGAAAAAACGGAAGGCTACGAGGGTTTCATTCATTTAATGAGCTTTAACGGACATATTGAAGAAGCTACACTTTCTTATATTGTTCGAGACCATGACCGTGAAAAATTCGAAGCCAAAAAAGCCTATTTCCGCGAAGTTGAAGCAAAAATTAAAACAGAATACGGCGACGATTCAATCACAGTTGACATTGAAGACCAATATTACAATATGGGTGAAAAAATTACACCAGTAATGGAAATCGTCGAAATCGTAAAAGAAGCAATGGCGAAGCTGAATATTACGCCAATTATCGAACCTATCCGCGGTGGTACAGACGGCTCGCAGCTATCCTTTATGGGCCTTCCAACACCAAATATCTTTGCTGGCGGCGAAAACATGCACGGTAAATTTGAATTTGTATCCGGCGAAACAATGGAAAAAGCAACACAAGTTATCCTAGAAATTGTTCAGCTATTCGAAGCACAAGGAAAATAA